A genomic region of Candidatus Acidulodesulfobacterium acidiphilum contains the following coding sequences:
- the pilM gene encoding type IV pilus assembly protein PilM has product MALKFGIGSKKSVGIDIGSSSIKVIELSKSGHKYYIDVLDTIDLPSGAVGGGIVNDAASTASYLKNSLAKHGVSEKKVVIGIPCKHVIIKTIEMPKMKPSELESSIYYEAQRYITYDMNEVSLDYVVLGDSPSEPSNNAIMIIAGKKDIIENQSDFFHECGLNPYIIDVDCIALENMFNFNYPEEFDELISIVKIGASETNVHIIQKGTNLFRRDIPIGGINITEEIAKKFQINFNEAENIKTGNMGNRSEDFKSEFNIYLDMILTRVISEIHRTIDYFAANNDKQYPKKIYLTGGSALLGSILQEIESKINIPASNLNPFRNLLFKHESSDAIHNFFGVAVGLALRGAE; this is encoded by the coding sequence ATGGCGCTTAAATTTGGAATAGGTTCAAAAAAGAGCGTGGGTATAGACATTGGATCCAGCTCTATTAAAGTAATTGAACTTTCTAAAAGCGGACATAAATATTATATAGACGTTTTAGACACAATAGACCTTCCTTCCGGAGCCGTAGGAGGAGGCATTGTAAACGATGCGGCTTCTACCGCTTCATACCTTAAAAATTCTCTTGCGAAGCACGGCGTCAGCGAAAAAAAAGTAGTAATCGGAATACCCTGCAAGCACGTAATAATAAAAACTATAGAAATGCCTAAAATGAAACCGTCGGAACTTGAATCTTCGATTTATTACGAAGCTCAAAGATATATAACGTACGACATGAACGAAGTATCATTGGATTACGTGGTTTTGGGAGATTCGCCGTCCGAGCCGTCAAATAACGCTATAATGATAATTGCCGGCAAAAAAGATATAATAGAAAACCAGTCCGATTTTTTTCACGAGTGCGGTTTAAATCCTTATATAATAGACGTGGACTGTATAGCTTTAGAAAATATGTTTAATTTTAATTATCCCGAAGAATTCGACGAACTTATATCCATAGTAAAAATAGGCGCGTCTGAAACAAACGTACACATAATCCAAAAAGGGACTAATTTATTCAGAAGAGATATACCTATCGGCGGAATCAACATAACCGAAGAAATAGCCAAAAAATTTCAAATTAATTTTAACGAAGCCGAAAATATTAAAACCGGAAATATGGGAAACAGAAGCGAAGATTTTAAATCGGAATTCAATATATATTTAGATATGATTTTGACCAGGGTTATTTCCGAAATTCACAGGACCATAGACTATTTTGCGGCAAATAACGACAAACAGTATCCGAAAAAAATTTATTTAACGGGCGGTTCTGCGCTGCTCGGCAGCATATTGCAGGAAATAGAGAGCAAAATCAATATTCCTGCATCAAATTTAAATCCTTTTAGAAATTTACTTTTTAAGCATGAATCGTCCGATGCTATTCATAATTTTTTCGGAGTAGCCGTCGGTCTTGCGTTAAGGGGAGCGGAATAA